The Maridesulfovibrio salexigens DSM 2638 region GGTCAACACCCAGAACAACTACGTCGACTTCGTCGCCAACGCGTACCATCTGGGAGGGGTGACGCAGCTTGCGGGTCCAGGACATTTCAGAAATGTGAACCAGACCTTCAACGCCAGCTTCCAACTCAACGAATGCACCGTAGTCAGCGAGGTTGGTAACCTTACCGGTGTACTTAGCACCTTCGGGGTATTTGCCGGAGATATCTTCCCACGGATCGGGAACGAGCTGTTTGAGACCGAGAGAAACTTTCTGGCCTTCTTTGTCGAAGTTCAGAACTTTCAGTTCAAGCTCATCACCGAGTGCGACCATTTCCTTAGGATGCTTGATGCGCTTCCAGGACATGTCTGTGATATGCAGAAGTCCGTCGAGACCGCCGAGGTCAATGAATACACCGTATTCGGTGATGTTCTTGACTTTACCTTTAACGGTCTGCTCTTCTTCAAGAGTTTCAAGCAGCTGGGAACGCATTTCGTTGCGCTGTTCTTCGAGAAGAACACGGCGGGAAACGATAACGTTGCTGCGACGACGGTTGATTTTGAGGATTTTGAATTCGTAGGTCTGATCCACGAGAGCGTCCATATCGGGAACGGGGCGCAGATCGACGTGAGAACCGGGCAGGAATGCTTCAACGCCACCGAGATCAACGGTGTAACCACCTTTGATGCGGCGAATGATTCTGCCTTCGACAACGCCTTCTTTTTCCTGCACTTCTTCGAGTTTATCGAAGAGCTGCATGCGTTTGGCTTTGTCGCGGGAAAGGTGGATGGTGCCTTCGTTTTCGTTTTTGTTAGCAACAAAAACGTCTACTTTATCACCAACAGCAACAGTCATGTTGCCGTCTGCATCCAAAAATTCAGATACTGCAATCTGGCCTTCGGACTTGAAGTTAACGTCGATAAGAACGAAGTCCTTGTCTACTTTAACTACTTCACCGGAAACGATGCTTCCTTCGTCCAGATTTCCGAAATCGGCGTTAAGATAGTCTTCAAGGGCAGCCTCAAAGTCCATTTCCATTTCGGCGTTCATGTTTTCATTGTTTTCCATGGGTTACCTCCAACAACGATGTCCTCGGACAAAATTTTGGCATATATATTATGGGAGAAGCGCATTGGATTCAACCTGCTCACGCGTTCCGAGGCAGCCGATGCCCAGATTGTCCGTTGACCCGAGGGGCCACACTTCAATCCCTAATGCCCGTTAAGGGACAATTCCCAGCGGGGATTAAACCCTACTGAGATTAAGAGAACTGCTTCTATCCTAAAAAAGGACATATGTAAACCTAATTCAATAGCCCCCAGGACCTGAAATCGTTTGCATTCAAAGCTTAAAACAAAAAAAGAGCCGGAGAAATCCGACTCTTTTAGTTAATTTTCCTATCCAGAAAATAAAGGCTACTGCCTAGCCCTTACATTGGTGCTTGATGTTTACACCCTTGGTAATGAAAATTACTGACTCGGCAATGTTTGTTGCCTGATCTGCAATACGTTCAAGATGACTGGCAGCCATAATCAGATGCACTCCTCGCTCAACAATCCTTGTCTCGGAAACCATATTCTCAATTAGTCCTTTAAGGATTCTGACATTCAGGGCATCTGCTTCGTTATCCATGCCGCAGACCTGAGCCGCAAGCTCATGATCCTCATCTGCAAAAGCCTTGACCGCTTTGCTGACCATATCTGATGCCACTGTGCAGATCTGATCGAGCTGCTGATTGAAAGGCAGCGGCGGACGGGTACTCAAAAACACAGCTCGATGGGCAAGGTTCACAGCCTGATCGCCGATTCGCTCAAGGTTGCTGCTAATGCGCATGGCTCCGACAATAAAGCGTAGATCTCTCGCCATAGGCTGATCCAGAGCCAGTAGGCTCAAGTTATGTTCATCAAGCTCACATTCAAGTTCATTAATCTTGATGTCATTCATAATGACATCTTCAGCAAGCTCGGCATTGCACTCAGCCAAAGCCTTTACGGAATTATGCATGGCTGTCTCCGCCATGCTCGACATCCTCAAAACCTGAACCTTCAAATCATCCATTTTTTTTATAAAATGAGCACGTTGCTCCATAAAAAAACACTCCTCAGCAGCCCATTAACCGGACCTCAACTATAATTCAAAATCGACTTAACCAAAACGACCGGTGATATAATCTTCAGTCTGTTTATTCTTTGGCTTCGTAAACATGGTTTCAGTTTTGCCTGTTTCAATAAGACGGCCCATATAAAAAAATGCGGTCTGATCGGAAACTCGCGCAGCCTGCTGCATGGAATGAGTAACAATGATGATGGTGAAATTCTTTTTGAGCTCGTGAATCAGGTCTTCGATCTTCTGGGTTGCGATGGGATCTAAAGCAGAGGCAGGCTCATCCATAAGCAGAACTTCAGGCTCAACAGCCAGAGCACGGGCAATACAAAGACGCTGCTGCTGCCCACCGGAAAGTCCGAGAGCAGAGGAATGCAAGCGGTCCTTAACTTCATCCCAGAGCGCTCCGCCTTTGAGACTGTCTTCCACTTTGTGAGCAATAAATTCCTTGTCCTGAATGCCGTTCACACGCAGGCCGTAAGCAACATTTTCAAATATGGATTTAGGAAAAGGGTTTGGCTTCTGAAAGACCATGCCCACGCGCCTTCTCAGGGTAACCACATCAAGCCCCTGAGCATAAATATTTTCCTCATCCAGAGTCAGGTCACCGTCAACACGGGTTCCGGGAATAAGGTCGTTCATCCTGTTCAGGCAGCGCAGAAAAGTACTCTTACCGCAACCGGAAGGTCCAATAAGCGCGGTAACCCTGTTTTCCTCAAAATCCATGGAGATATCCTCAAGAGCCTTGAAGTCCCCATAATAAAAATCCAAATTTTTAGAAGCGATCTTAACAGCTTGCCCCATTACATTGTCTCCATAATTATATAAAAATAAAATAGGATCAGGCTCAACCGATCCCTGATCTTACTTGATACTCACCAAATAGTGGTCAGTCAGCATCAGCTGACACAAACTAACTATCCGGCACGGGTTACAGAGCAATGACTCGGCTGTTACGTTTATGTTACGCAAAAAAAGACAACCAAAAGGTTGTGAGCTCTTTGTTCGGCACTCTTAAAAGCTTTCTCGTGCATGCTATTTAAAAACGCGAAGAGATCCACAGAGTGACCGCCCCCTTCTTCACAGCTTCAGGTGGATGGTGTACATGTCATAAATGAGTAAAGAAGCCCCAAATTCAATCCCGCCTGCTGTTTTTCAAAGAACAATGTTGCTGCTGGCAGAAAAACGTACAGCCATGACCACGCTGCGGACAGGTGCCGCCATCAGTCTAATCCCTTTATCCATCCTATCTTTTCTTGTAGCCATGATGGAAAAGTTGGATTTACACGCCGATCCGATTTTGTTGGGGATCACCTTGGCAGGTAATGCGGTATTAGTGGGTTTTGGGTTGTATCTCATTCGACGCGGATTAATCCGCATGCGTTTCCATGATCGCAAGCTGGATGAACTCAAGGAGCAATACCCCGAACTGCAAGAGTTGTTTTATCAAAATCCAGTTTAACTTTAAGAAATGTGCCCCAGATGAGGAGATATCATGAACTATAATGTAGTATTTCACTTTGACCACGATCCCCAAGCTCTGGAGATAGCGTTCAGTAACATAAAAAATTACATGACTTTTTTTGACAAAAACAAGACCTCGGTTGCCTTAGTGGTCAATGGCCCGGGCGCAAAACTCATGGTAAAATCAGGTGAATACACCGAGCAACTCCGCGAGATATCGCAACTCGGCGCCGCGATAAAAGTTTGCAACAATGCGCTTCATCATTTCAATATCGATCCCGAGCAACTATGCCCGGAGTGCGTCGTTGTCCCTGCCGGGATTGTTGAGATAGTAGAGTTGCAAAACAAGGGTTTCTCTTATGTAAAACCATGATGTGACACAAAGTTTATGCCAAATCATCACCGTTAGTTTTTCAACAAGATACTAATTGAGCATTGATCAGAGAGAGGCGAAAGAATGTCAGAAAGTAAAGGGTACGACCTGCAGGAGCTTGCAGAAGAGTTTCTACATTTTGAACCGGACAATCAATTTTCATCCATTGACTGCGAACCATTCGTACAAGCTATGGCCGACCCTGAGCCTGAATTTGTAATCCCATTTATAAAAAAAAGGATCGAAAAGGGGAGCGACAAAAAGACAGCCATACGTGATTTGTACGCTTTCTTTCTTGATAAGCGTTATTATTCACGGATGAACTTTTTATTTTTTGCATTTGATGTTTTTTGTAGCAAAGTCGATCTTCCCGCTGAAATTCTCGAGATTACGCCTTTACCCCATGAAGAAGGAGTCCCTTCTTTCAAGCACAAATTATCGCCTGGCTATAAAGTTGAGTGAATATCACAAATCAAAAAATATAATTAAAATCCTAAATCAAATGACAGCCCTTTATCGTGCTTACGCACTACCGGTTTTATTTTCGCGGGAGCAGCTTTCTCATCAAGGTAAACAACTACACGAATTTTATCCGGATGTTCGCCAAGTATAATCTTCTGAACCGGGCAGTCTTTCAAGCGGTAAAGCGATTTAGCCTTATTCTGCCATTTACCGTGAAGATCAAGAACCAGACGGCGCGGTTTTGCAAGATTAAACCAGCTGACTTTTCCGGGAGCAGCAGAAAGAGCAACATCGACAGAAGCTTTGGAAGATTCACAAGCAAAGCTCACTTTTGAGACTATCCTTTTAGAAACAGAAGACTTAGATACCTTTTTGGTCACTTTTTTCTGTTCCGCAACCTTTGATTCAGCGACCTTAGGTTCTGGAGCCTTAGTCTTTTCAACAGGCTTTTCAGCAACGGAGACAGCTTCCGCTTTCTTCTCCACCACAGGAGACGGCTGAGCAACAGAAGATTCCTTTCCACTGATATCAGCTTCATTCAACTCTTCTGCTACATCAGGCGCAGTGGACTTCTCGGAATCAAGAGGTAAAACCATCTTTGTTACCTCCCGGCGCACAACAGGACCTTCCCCTTCCTGCTGCCGGGTTACTTCCACTTTTTCAGCAAAAAAAGCATCAAAGAAGCCCATATGGAAGAGAGCTGTGCAAACTCCTACCAACAACATAAGGACCAGTAACAGGGCTGTAAAAGGACGAAATTTCATTTTCATTATCTGTAATCCTTTTTTGTTATCATTTCAGAGGCGATAATATAAGAGAATTTCCAGCTTAAGGCAAAGCCGCCCTCACCCCGCTAACTACATAGGCTGACACAAAAGCATATCCGCCTGCCCTCAATGAAGACAGACGGATATGTTAATTGTTCGCAAAAATAATAAAATTATTTGTCCATTTTCATAGGCCGCACTCCCCAGATGTTTCGTGCATAATCCATAATAGCCCGGTCACTGGAGAAATGCCCAGAGCCGGCAGTGTTGAGAATTGAACTGCGCAACCATTTCTTGCAATCCATCCACAATTCATCCACACGATCCTGCGCATCTACATAACTGCGGTAATCGGCAAGGACCATATACTGATCACCGCCGTTAAACAAAGTATCAAGAATCGGCCTGAACAATTCCCGGTCCCCTTCAGAGAAAGTACCGTCACCAATGTAATGCAGGGCCTCGGCCAACTCCTGATCCGTAGAAGCTATTTCTGAGGGATTATAGCCATTGTGCCTGCGCGCGCCCACTTCATCGGCATCCATACCGAAGATAAACATATGTTCACGGCCCACCTCTTCCATTATCTCAATATTAGCTCCATCAAGGGTGCCGATGGTCAAAGCACCGTTCAAGGCGAACTTCATATTTCCGGTCCCCGAAGCCTCGGTACCTGCAAGAGAGATCTGCTCCGAAAGATCAGTAGCCGGAATAATACGCTCTGCCTGCGAAACCCGGTAGTTGGGCATAAAGGCAATGCGTAACTTATGGTTTACAGCAGAATCGGAGTTCACCACCGCTCCCACGGAGTTGATCAGCCGGATGATACGCTTGGCTATGAAATAGCCCGGAGCGGCCTTACCTGCAAAAATCTTCAAACGTGGAACAGTAACACTATTGGGGTCTTTCTTTAGACGGCAATAAAGAGTCACAGCATGGAGAACATTGAGCAATTGTCTCTTGTACTCATGAATACGTTTTACATGTACATCATACATCCAGTCCGCAGGCAGGTAGAGCCCGTATTCACTGCGAGCATATTCCACCAGCCGCTGCTTTTCCTTGAGTTTGCATTTATACCA contains the following coding sequences:
- a CDS encoding AMIN domain-containing protein, with the protein product MKMKFRPFTALLLVLMLLVGVCTALFHMGFFDAFFAEKVEVTRQQEGEGPVVRREVTKMVLPLDSEKSTAPDVAEELNEADISGKESSVAQPSPVVEKKAEAVSVAEKPVEKTKAPEPKVAESKVAEQKKVTKKVSKSSVSKRIVSKVSFACESSKASVDVALSAAPGKVSWFNLAKPRRLVLDLHGKWQNKAKSLYRLKDCPVQKIILGEHPDKIRVVVYLDEKAAPAKIKPVVRKHDKGLSFDLGF
- a CDS encoding 30S ribosomal protein S1 — translated: MENNENMNAEMEMDFEAALEDYLNADFGNLDEGSIVSGEVVKVDKDFVLIDVNFKSEGQIAVSEFLDADGNMTVAVGDKVDVFVANKNENEGTIHLSRDKAKRMQLFDKLEEVQEKEGVVEGRIIRRIKGGYTVDLGGVEAFLPGSHVDLRPVPDMDALVDQTYEFKILKINRRRSNVIVSRRVLLEEQRNEMRSQLLETLEEEQTVKGKVKNITEYGVFIDLGGLDGLLHITDMSWKRIKHPKEMVALGDELELKVLNFDKEGQKVSLGLKQLVPDPWEDISGKYPEGAKYTGKVTNLADYGAFVELEAGVEGLVHISEMSWTRKLRHPSQMVRVGDEVDVVVLGVDPDKKRISLGMKQVKPNPWDVVAEKFPEGTILEGQIKNITEFGVFIGIEDGIDGLIHVSDISWTRKVRHPSEVYAVGDSVQAKVLTVDKENEKFTLGVKQLSEDPWSQVPTKYPVGCTLEGLVTNITDFGLFVEVEEGIEGLVHVSEISHKKIKNPSEMFKEGVTIQAKVIHVSADERRLGLSIKQLKEDTEKRQPKEFRSGPADSGNTLGELLKQKLADAADAAAAETEDEES
- a CDS encoding DsrE family protein, coding for MNYNVVFHFDHDPQALEIAFSNIKNYMTFFDKNKTSVALVVNGPGAKLMVKSGEYTEQLREISQLGAAIKVCNNALHHFNIDPEQLCPECVVVPAGIVEIVELQNKGFSYVKP
- the pstB gene encoding phosphate ABC transporter ATP-binding protein PstB; translation: MGQAVKIASKNLDFYYGDFKALEDISMDFEENRVTALIGPSGCGKSTFLRCLNRMNDLIPGTRVDGDLTLDEENIYAQGLDVVTLRRRVGMVFQKPNPFPKSIFENVAYGLRVNGIQDKEFIAHKVEDSLKGGALWDEVKDRLHSSALGLSGGQQQRLCIARALAVEPEVLLMDEPASALDPIATQKIEDLIHELKKNFTIIIVTHSMQQAARVSDQTAFFYMGRLIETGKTETMFTKPKNKQTEDYITGRFG
- the phoU gene encoding phosphate signaling complex protein PhoU, giving the protein MEQRAHFIKKMDDLKVQVLRMSSMAETAMHNSVKALAECNAELAEDVIMNDIKINELECELDEHNLSLLALDQPMARDLRFIVGAMRISSNLERIGDQAVNLAHRAVFLSTRPPLPFNQQLDQICTVASDMVSKAVKAFADEDHELAAQVCGMDNEADALNVRILKGLIENMVSETRIVERGVHLIMAASHLERIADQATNIAESVIFITKGVNIKHQCKG